The proteins below are encoded in one region of Dama dama isolate Ldn47 chromosome 21, ASM3311817v1, whole genome shotgun sequence:
- the PPP1R42 gene encoding protein phosphatase 1 regulatory subunit 42 isoform X1, with amino-acid sequence MVRLTLDLIAKNSNLKPRKEENTLQYLKKITHINFSDKNIDAIEDLSLCKNLSVLYLYDNCISQITNLNYATNLTHLYLQNNCISCIENLRSLKKLEKLYLGGNYIAVIEGLEGLEGLRELHVESQRLPLGEKLVFDPRTLHSLAKSLSILNISNNNIDDIRDLEILENLNQLIAADNQLLHVKDLEFLLNKLMKLWKMDLNRNPVCLKPKYRDRLILVSKSLEFLDGKEIKNMERQFLMNWKASKDAKKTSKKKNSKNEDTRNSCNSNFETVHHIVPVYYPRVGKPKLVFFSDIQRFLPNGNASPESSQEDNPKIIEDTGNLSLKASESLLTKNDVREPHLLHNLKVKENLFVKNQ; translated from the exons ATGGTTCGACTGACTTTGGATCTAATCGCCAAGAACAGCAATCTTAAACCCCgaaaagaagaaaacactctACAATACCTGAAGAAAATAACTCATATAaatttttcagataaaaatatAGATGCAATT GAAGACCTCTCTCTTTGTAAAAATCTTAGTGTTTTATATTTGTATGATAACTGCATTAGTCAAATCACTAACCTGAATTATGCCACAAATCTGACCCACTTATACCTACAAAACAATTGTATTTCATGTATAGAGAACCTCAGGTCattaaagaaactggaaaaact ATATCTGGGAGGCAATTACATTGCTGTCATAGAAGGCTTAGAAGGACTAGAAGGACTAAGAGAGCTTCATGTTGAGAGTCAGAGGCTTCCCCTTGGAGAAAAGCTTGTGTTTGATCCAAGAACCCTTCATTCTCTGGCA AAATCCCTCTCTATATTGAATATCAGCAATAATAATATTGATGACATAAGAGACTTAGAAATACTGGAGAATCTTAATCAGCTCATAGCAGCTGACAATCAACTTCTGCACGTGAAG GATTTGGAGTTTTTACTGAACAAGTTGATGAAGCTGTGGAAAATGGATCTAAATAGAAATCCTGTTTGTCTCAAACCAAAATACAGAGATAGACTGATATTGGTGTCCAAATCACTGG aaTTCCTTgatggaaaagaaattaaaaacatggaAAGACAATTCCTAATGAATTGGAAAGCATCCAAAGATGCCAAGAAAACCAGCAAGAAAAAGAACAGTAAGAACGAGGATACACGTAACTCATGCAACA GTAACTTTGAAACAGTGCATCACATAGTTCCCGTTTATTACCCACGGGTGGGTAAGCCAAAATTAGTTTTTTTCTCTGATATACAGAGATTTCTTCCAAATGGAAATGCATCTCCAGAAAGCTCCCAAGAAGATAACCCTAAAATTATTGAAGACACGGG AAATCTCTCTTTGAAGGCATCTGAAAGCTTGCTGACAAAAAATGATGTACGTGAACCTCACCTTCTTCAtaatttgaaagtaaaagaaaatttgttTGTAAAAAACCAGTAA
- the PPP1R42 gene encoding protein phosphatase 1 regulatory subunit 42 isoform X2, translating into MVRLTLDLIAKNSNLKPRKEENTLQYLKKITHINFSDKNIDAIEDLSLCKNLSVLYLYDNCISQITNLNYATNLTHLYLQNNCISCIENLRSLKKLEKLYLGGNYIAVIEGLEGLEGLRELHVESQRLPLGEKLVFDPRTLHSLAKSLSILNISNNNIDDIRDLEILENLNQLIAADNQLLHVKDLEFLLNKLMKLWKMDLNRNPVCLKPKYRDRLILVSKSLEFLDGKEIKNMERQFLMNWKASKDAKKTSKKKNSKNEDTRNSCNKISL; encoded by the exons ATGGTTCGACTGACTTTGGATCTAATCGCCAAGAACAGCAATCTTAAACCCCgaaaagaagaaaacactctACAATACCTGAAGAAAATAACTCATATAaatttttcagataaaaatatAGATGCAATT GAAGACCTCTCTCTTTGTAAAAATCTTAGTGTTTTATATTTGTATGATAACTGCATTAGTCAAATCACTAACCTGAATTATGCCACAAATCTGACCCACTTATACCTACAAAACAATTGTATTTCATGTATAGAGAACCTCAGGTCattaaagaaactggaaaaact ATATCTGGGAGGCAATTACATTGCTGTCATAGAAGGCTTAGAAGGACTAGAAGGACTAAGAGAGCTTCATGTTGAGAGTCAGAGGCTTCCCCTTGGAGAAAAGCTTGTGTTTGATCCAAGAACCCTTCATTCTCTGGCA AAATCCCTCTCTATATTGAATATCAGCAATAATAATATTGATGACATAAGAGACTTAGAAATACTGGAGAATCTTAATCAGCTCATAGCAGCTGACAATCAACTTCTGCACGTGAAG GATTTGGAGTTTTTACTGAACAAGTTGATGAAGCTGTGGAAAATGGATCTAAATAGAAATCCTGTTTGTCTCAAACCAAAATACAGAGATAGACTGATATTGGTGTCCAAATCACTGG aaTTCCTTgatggaaaagaaattaaaaacatggaAAGACAATTCCTAATGAATTGGAAAGCATCCAAAGATGCCAAGAAAACCAGCAAGAAAAAGAACAGTAAGAACGAGGATACACGTAACTCATGCAACA AAATCTCTCTTTGA